In the Colletotrichum lupini chromosome 1, complete sequence genome, one interval contains:
- a CDS encoding allantoate permease, translating into MADIKTEKPQPEVSDVADTAEAYTEKVTLSEHDLELEQALANYVPDSPEEKALVRKLDLYMGPTLWFMYILAYIDRQNIGNAKVAGMEADLKLTDDRKRPYTGPGKRSLSD; encoded by the exons ATGGCCGACATCAAGACAGAAAAGCCTCAGCCAGAGGTTTCCGACGTTGCGGACACGGCCGAGGCGTACACTGAGAAAGTCACACTATCCGAGCACGACTTGGAATTGGAACAAGCGTTGGCAAACTATGTTCCAGATTCTCCGGAAGAGAAGGCCCTCGTGCGGAAGCTCGACTTATACATG GGGCCGACATTGTGGTTCATGTACATTTTAGCGTACATCGACAGGCAGAATATC GGCAATGCCAAAGTTGCTGGTATGGAAGCAGACCTCAAACTCACAGACGACCGTAAGCGCCCCTACACAGGCCCAGGCAAAAGGAgtctatcggattag
- a CDS encoding allantoate permease, which translates to MMYNAEYAMLLSIFFIGYLVCEVPSNMLLTRSRPSYYLPGIMIVWGTVCSVMSVVKNYEGMLALRFFLGCIEAGFFPGVLYVMTCWYKKAEIVAQVQMDAKPHNWSTSACTKVKLHFTGKRFSIFYTASVCSGAVSGLLAGTITGNMEGVRGMRGWRWLYLIEGVCTVGFAVIFKFVLLDFPETTKRFSLEERQLAVVRMIHDRQTTAARHGQRLTHWQSLKAALADPRTYIFVVLFTMDLGSCTISYFIPTIVKQMGYTSVMAQYMTIPIWMVGAVFLLVLSYTADKTRDRRWHITGCMCLSFICTLVCVTVSNPKVVYAMLCFYIAGLYTALPLMLNWTSEVISLPAEKRAVVVALVNSVGNLSAVYGSRLWPSSDGPRFVKGFAVTGAFTGFGTILAALIPVIFSYLPKEGNTKAEKEILAREREFVENTRAPGEV; encoded by the exons ATGATGTATAATGCAGAATATGCCATGTTGCTTTCGATCTTCTTCATTGGCTATCTCGTCTGTGAAGTTCCCTCGAACATGCTGCTCACTCGATCTCGCCCGTCGTACTACCTGCCCGGTATCATGATTGTCTGGGGCACCGTATGCTCCGTGATGTCGGTCGTCAAAAACTACGAAGGAATGCTGGCTCTTCGGTTCTTTCTCGGCTGCATAGAGGCCGGATTCTTCCCTGGTGTCTTGTACGTGATGACTTGCTGGTACAAAAAGGCAGAAATCG TAGCCCAAGTACAGATGGATGCCAAGCCCCACAACTGGTCTACGTCAGCTTGTACTAAGGTGAAATTGCATTTTACAGGCAAGAGGTTTTCAATCTTCTACACCGCTTCTGTGTGCTCCGGCGCCGTGAGCGGCCTCCTCGCTGGCACAATCACCGGTAACATGGAAGGCGTTCGAGGCATGCGAGGGTGGCGATGGCTCTATCTGATTGAGGGCGTCTGCACGGTCGGGTTCGCCGTGATTTTCAAGTTCGTGCTGCTCGACTTCCCCGAGACAACGAAGCGCTTCTCATTGGAGGAACGGCAACTCGCCGTGGTCCGCATGATCCACGATCGGCAGACGACGGCGGCGCGACACGGCCAGCGCCTCACTCACTGGCAATCTCTCAAGGCCGCGCTGGCCGACCCGCGGACGTACATCTTTGTGGTGCTCTTCACGATGGACCTGGGCTCCTGCACAATCTCCTACTTCATCCCCACGATCGTCAAGCAGATGGGCTACACGTCGGTCATGGCGCAGTACATGACCATCCCCATCTGGATGGTCGGCGCCGTCTTCCTGCTCGTGCTCTCGTACACGGCCGACAAGACGAGGGACCGTAGGTGGCACATCACGGGGTGCATGTGTCTCAGCTTCATCTGCACGCTCGTCTGCGTGACCGTGTCGAACCCCAAAGTCGTGTACGCCATGCTGTGCTTCTACATTGCCGGCCTGTACACGGCGCTCCCGCTCATGCTTAATTGGACGTCCGAGGTCATTTCACTCCCTGCGGAAAAGCGCGCCGTGGTGGTGGCCCTGGTCAACTCTGTCGGAAATCTCTCGGCGGTCTACGGCAGCAGGCTCTGGCCCTCGTCGGACGGGCCCCGGTTTGTAAAGGGGTTCGCGGTCACGGGCGCCTTCACCGGCTTCGGAACTATTCTGGCGGCGCTGATTCCTGTCATCTTCTCGTACCTGCCCAAGGAGGGTAACACCAAGGCTGAGAAGGAGATCTTGGCACGCGAGAGAGAGTTTGTTGAGAATACCAGAGCCCCTGGTGAAGTGTAA